A single region of the Oreochromis niloticus isolate F11D_XX linkage group LG19, O_niloticus_UMD_NMBU, whole genome shotgun sequence genome encodes:
- the LOC109195788 gene encoding G-protein coupled receptor family C group 6 member A-like, with product MFLMGLFFMSVFHSSFGENSLLHAYYHGDIIIGGLFPIHLKTNRTNTSGPLSCSDYDVQMFLRSQVMIYAIREIKLPNITIGYDIYDTCGDVSLAVRATLELLNNQSDPQSCLLPSEAQMKVVIGERYSEVSIAVARIVALSSVAQISYASTSKFLSDRFKFPTFLRTVPSDKYQTRGIVELVKTFLWQTVIIVGSDDEYGLFGSDSLEDTFSQDTNICVEFVQILSADFMTNNSQTQTELTELLEKIKNSSAEAIILFTKDTNAEIILEAAIRHKVNRTWIASDAWSSSPKISAMPDIKLAGEVFGFIFKQKEVPGFKDHVMSMFNGTENALLKDYLTQNPLCSNQSVEGRKKCLASYIDQDESYRIYLAVQVIGEGLRRLLKCDTHQCEHSSKFTASELLSEIQRVNFNVNTTHVSFNSDGDPRMGYDIVYWIKSEFKQGAKIETIGEYSPDGKITVPLYLFKNLINDTVSAYNCSKTCAAGYEFQSEGKCCRSCVACVIGEFSPGNSSDCKPCSERQYSSERLDQCLNKTDEFLPWLDPFSIILCSLAATGIIITVVFAVLFAINLGTPAVKAVGGYMCFLELLSLLAGFCLTFTFLDRPTQNLNCVGVPLFGIVFTLCISCILANLFQILLGFNFDLTIGPWIKKLNQPLVLVTVVSGIQVAVSVSWLIVNPPTPQETQGGTTILHQCEMTSFGYFSAMLVYNGCLALICFLLAFKGRRLPDLYKNASLITISMLLFMVMWIIFLPLYLTMSGKYKPAVEGAAILTSCFSILFSHLAPKCFIILFRKELNQESAITEYIRKHYERKGISVIGTQH from the exons ATGTTTTTGATGGGGTTATTTTTCATGAGTGTATTTCACTCCTCTTTTGGAGAAAATAGTCTCCTGCATGCCTACTATCATGGAGATATCATCATTGGAGGACTTTTCCCCATTCACTTAAAAACCAATAGGACTAACACTTCTGGACCTCTCTCCTGTAGTGA CTATGATGTACAAATGTTCCTCCGCAGTCAAGTGATGATATACGCCATCAGAGAAATCAAGCTACCTAACATCACCATAGGATACGACATCTATGACACCTGTGGCGATGTCAGCCTCGCTGTGAGAGCGACTCTCGAGCTACTGAATAACCAGTCAGACCCACAAAGCTGTTTACTACCATCAGAGGCCCAAATGAAGGTGGTGATCGGAGAAAGGTACTCGGAAGTATCCATAGCTGTAGCACGAATTGTTGCTCTGTCATCAGTTGCCcag ATTAGTTATGCATCAACTAGTAAGTTTCTCAGCGACAGGTTCAAGTTTCCCACTTTTCTGCGAACAGTACCGAGCGATAAATATCAGACAAGAGGTATTGTTGAGCTGGTGAAGACATTTCTTTGGCAAACAGTGATTATTGTGGGAAGTGATGACGAGTATGGATTGTTTGGCAGTGATAGCCTTGAAGACACCTTCAGCCAAGACACAAACATCTGTGTTGAATTTGTTCAAATCTTGTCAGCTGATTTTATGACAAACAACTCCCAGACCCAAACTGAGCTGACTGAACTActggaaaaaatcaaaaactCCTCCGCTGAGGCCATCATCCTCTTCACAAAGGACACTAATGCTGAAATCATCCTGGAAGCAGCTATTAGACACAAAGTCAACAGAACATGGATTGCAAGTGATGCATGGTCCAGCTCTCCAAAGATCTCTGCAATGCCAGACATCAAGCTGGCAGGAGAAGTTTTTGGGTTCATATTTAAGCAGAAAGAGGTGCCTGGCTTTAAAGACCATGTCATGTCGATGTTTAATGGAACTGAAAACGCCCTTCTCAAAGATTACCTGACGCAGAATCCACTTTGTTCAAATCAGTCTGTagaaggaagaaagaaatgTCTGGCTTCTTACATCGACCAGGATGAATCTTATAGGATCTATTTAGCTGTTCAAGTCATTGGTGAGGGGCTCAGACGCTTGCTGAAGTGTGACACCCACCAGTGTGAACATAGCTCCAAATTCACGGCCTCAGAG CTTCTCTCAGAAATCCAAAGAGTCAACTTTAATGTGAACACTACACACGTATCCTTCAATAGTGATGGAGATCCTAGGATGGGATATGATATCGTATACTGGATCAAGTCTGAATTCAAACAGGGTGCAAAAATAGAAACTATTGGAGAATACAGCCCAGATGGAAAAATTACTGTCCCATTATATCTTTTCAAAAACCTGATAAATGACACG GTGTCCGCTTACAACTGCTCAAAAACCTGTGCAGCAGGATACGAGTTTCAATCGGAGGGGAAGTGTTGTCGAagttgtgttgcatgtgtgaTTGGAGAGTTTTCCCCTGGAAACA GTTCAGACTGTAAACCCTGCAGTGAAAGGCAATATTCGTCTGAAAGGTTGGATCAGTGTTTGAACAAAACAGATGAGTTTCTCCCGTGGTTGGATCCCTTCTCGATCATCCTCTGTTCTCTGGCAGCCACTGGGATCATTATTACTGTTGTGTTTGCTGTTCTGTTTGCAATCAATCTTGGAACTCCCGCTGTGAAGGCAGTCGGAGGTTATATGTGTTTCCTTGAGCTGCTATCCCTGCTGGCCGGCTTCTGTCTTACGTTCACTTTCCTTGACAGACCTACTCAGAACTTAAACTGTGTCGGTGTGCCGCTCTTTGGTATAGTCTTCACCCTCTGCATCTCTTGCATTCTGGCCAACTTGTTTCAAATCTTGTTGGGCTTCAACTTTGATCTGACGATAGGGCCCTGGATAAAGAAGCTAAATCAACCACTGGTGCTGGTGACTGTTGTCTCTGGGATCCAGGTGGCCGTGTCAGTGTCATGGCTGATCGTCAACCCACCCACTCCTCAAGAGACGCAAGGGGGCACAACTATCCTGCACCAGTGTGAGATGACGTCCTTTGGGTACTTTTCAGCCATGTTAGTCTACAATGGTTGCTTGGCACTTATTTGTTTCCTGTTGGCATTCAAAGGTAGACGGCTGCCAGACTTGTACaaaaatgcttctttaatcactATCAGTATGCTGCTGTTTATGGTCATGTGGATCATCTTCCTCCCACTTTATCTCACCATGTCAGGGAAGTACAAACCAGCAGTAGAAGGTGCAGCCATCCTTACTTCCTGCTTCAGTATCCTCTTCAGTCACTTGGCCCCCAAGTGTTTTATTATCTTGTTCAGGAAAGAGCTTAACCAAGAGAGCGCCATCACTGAGTACATTAGGAAGCATTATGAGCGGAAGGGCATATCTGTGATTGGCACACAACACTGA